One region of Streptomyces capillispiralis genomic DNA includes:
- a CDS encoding tetratricopeptide repeat protein: MAQARPTMQQLVQRRRRDGLVARTAERELFRGSFDTPPEDEEHRFLFHVHGNAGVGKTFLLRDFERIARERGALTAYVDESAHSVPEVLAELCRQVAAQGHRFKELDRLLATHRERLHEAEAAALAALDPEPAGGPSAGSMAVARAGLAGLGLIPGAGAFAGVLDPAHVAQGADRLRAVLGARFRSHEDVQLVLSPESVLTPVLTKEITDAASSVPWIVLFFDTYERTGAFLDGWLHDVMTTDRHGALPATVVVVTAGRHPLDTAHWGGFGDFTAALPLQPFTEGETRGLLADRGVTAEPVVTEVLRLTGGLPVLVSTLAATRPAGPDDVHDPSATAVDRFLKWEPDPVRRSAALAGALPRLLDADVFRAVADGDPEQLDELYGWLTTLPFADERAGRLRYHDVVRAPMLRLQRRRSPRGWAERQRRLADRFRAWREEAETGRDAGRLWADEEWRELRLAESYHLLCAGDREAPSMVLRGLVDVCDQGESVAGRWLDVLEEAGRDAELRTVAAWGRQLSRALADGGTEAVLDRLLTDSGFGAVVVDALGSTNVTRPPGGPADWGTPVPGAARERHAEERRVADRDADDRDAEGPYAAGPGRGVALAPGTAARVYRGRAVSRAVRGDYRAALTDLDRALTLTPDDARSRALRGEYLRILRRHDDAVRDLERAVALDPAHDYAWASLGATRLALGDPAAALAALDRALALTPDYPWALIRRARVRRELGESEGRLADLDRAVTLQPDSPWAHCERGDALRAAGRDEEALAAYDRALGLDPGYASAYASRGVTRFHLGRPADALADLDRALELNPSYAWARAQRDEVVRHRDG, translated from the coding sequence GTGGCGCAGGCACGGCCGACGATGCAGCAGCTCGTCCAGCGGCGCAGACGTGACGGGCTGGTGGCCCGCACCGCCGAACGCGAGTTGTTCCGGGGGAGCTTCGACACCCCGCCCGAGGACGAGGAGCACCGCTTCCTGTTCCACGTGCACGGCAACGCGGGCGTCGGGAAGACCTTCCTGCTCCGCGATTTCGAGCGGATCGCCCGTGAGCGGGGCGCGTTGACGGCGTACGTCGACGAGAGCGCGCACAGCGTGCCCGAGGTCCTGGCGGAGCTGTGCCGGCAAGTCGCCGCCCAGGGCCACCGGTTCAAGGAACTGGACAGGCTTCTGGCCACCCACCGGGAGCGGCTCCACGAGGCGGAGGCTGCCGCGCTCGCCGCACTGGACCCGGAGCCGGCGGGCGGCCCGTCGGCGGGCAGCATGGCGGTCGCCCGGGCGGGACTGGCCGGGCTCGGCCTGATCCCCGGCGCGGGCGCCTTCGCCGGCGTCCTCGACCCCGCGCACGTCGCCCAGGGCGCCGACCGGCTGCGCGCCGTCCTCGGCGCGCGCTTCCGCAGCCACGAGGACGTACAGCTCGTCCTCTCCCCGGAGAGCGTCCTCACCCCGGTGCTGACCAAGGAGATCACCGACGCCGCGTCCTCGGTGCCGTGGATCGTCCTGTTCTTCGACACCTACGAGCGGACCGGTGCCTTCCTCGACGGCTGGCTGCACGACGTGATGACGACCGACCGCCACGGCGCCCTGCCCGCCACCGTGGTCGTCGTCACCGCCGGCCGGCACCCCCTCGACACCGCCCACTGGGGCGGTTTCGGGGACTTCACGGCCGCCCTGCCGCTCCAGCCGTTCACCGAAGGGGAGACGCGCGGTCTGCTCGCGGACCGGGGCGTCACGGCGGAGCCGGTCGTCACCGAGGTGCTGCGGCTCACCGGCGGACTCCCCGTCCTGGTCTCCACCCTCGCCGCGACCCGCCCCGCCGGCCCCGACGACGTGCACGACCCGAGCGCGACGGCGGTGGACCGGTTCCTGAAGTGGGAGCCGGACCCGGTCCGCAGGTCCGCCGCCCTCGCGGGCGCCCTGCCGCGCCTGCTGGACGCGGACGTCTTCCGGGCGGTGGCCGACGGCGACCCGGAACAGCTCGACGAGCTGTACGGGTGGCTGACCACGCTGCCGTTCGCCGACGAACGGGCGGGGCGGCTGCGCTACCACGACGTCGTCCGCGCCCCGATGCTGCGACTCCAGCGCAGGCGCTCCCCGCGCGGCTGGGCGGAGCGCCAGCGACGGCTGGCGGACCGGTTCCGGGCGTGGCGCGAGGAGGCGGAGACCGGGCGGGACGCCGGGCGGCTGTGGGCGGACGAGGAGTGGCGCGAACTGCGGCTCGCCGAGTCCTACCACCTGCTGTGCGCGGGCGACCGGGAGGCGCCGTCCATGGTGCTGCGGGGCCTCGTGGACGTCTGCGACCAGGGGGAGTCCGTCGCGGGCCGGTGGCTGGACGTCCTGGAGGAGGCCGGGCGGGACGCCGAGCTGCGCACCGTGGCCGCGTGGGGACGGCAGCTGTCGCGGGCGCTCGCCGACGGCGGCACCGAGGCCGTACTGGACCGGCTGCTGACCGATTCCGGGTTCGGGGCGGTCGTGGTGGACGCGCTCGGCTCGACGAACGTCACCCGCCCGCCGGGCGGCCCGGCCGACTGGGGGACCCCGGTACCGGGCGCCGCGAGGGAGCGGCACGCCGAGGAGCGGCGGGTCGCGGACCGGGACGCCGACGACCGGGACGCGGAGGGTCCGTACGCCGCCGGCCCCGGCCGGGGCGTCGCGCTGGCCCCCGGGACCGCGGCGCGGGTGTACCGCGGCCGGGCGGTGTCCCGGGCCGTGCGCGGCGACTACCGGGCCGCCCTCACCGACCTGGACCGGGCCCTGACCCTGACCCCGGACGACGCCCGCTCCCGCGCCCTGCGCGGTGAGTACCTGCGCATCCTCCGGCGCCACGACGACGCCGTACGGGACCTGGAGCGGGCCGTGGCCCTCGATCCCGCCCACGACTACGCCTGGGCCTCCCTCGGCGCCACCCGCCTCGCCCTCGGCGACCCCGCCGCCGCGCTCGCCGCCCTCGACCGGGCGCTCGCCCTCACGCCGGACTACCCCTGGGCGCTGATCCGCCGGGCCCGGGTGCGCCGGGAGCTGGGTGAGTCCGAGGGCCGGCTGGCCGACCTGGACCGGGCCGTCACCCTGCAGCCCGACTCCCCGTGGGCCCACTGCGAACGCGGGGACGCCCTGCGTGCCGCCGGCCGCGACGAGGAGGCCCTCGCCGCCTACGACCGCGCCCTGGGCCTGGACCCCGGCTACGCGTCGGCGTACGCGAGCCGGGGCGTCACCCGCTTCCACCTGGGCCGCCCCGCGGACGCCCTGGCCGACCTGGACCGCGCCCTGGAACTGAACCCGTCGTACGCGTGGGCGCGCGCCCAGCGGGACGAGGTCGTACGCCACCGGGACGGCTGA
- a CDS encoding ADP-ribosylglycohydrolase family protein, translated as MAGTAGPVWGRREQQDFRSRVRGTLLGVALGDALGAPVDGVGIDGIRAAHGAEGVTDLAPAYGRRGAVTHHTQLTLFSVDGLIRAQVRRDTGAWHPPTDLHRAYLRWATTQRDWGPDERRKEDGWLAREEWLYARRDPARALLLGLGDETMGTPAAPKNPGAAGPEAAARSAPFGLLVGWEPQLVAQLAVECAAQTHGHPVACLAAGAYAVIVHALARGESLDTAVQRALALLAARPGHEPVSDALQRALGAVRQGMPGPDRVTELVGNATADGLLAAAVYCALVGEDVRHGLCLAVNHDGPSAAAGALTGGLLGALHGETALPPAWLAELEGRPTLLELADDFAMEMTQGPALHGPAGSSAAWLARYPRGIPASLDA; from the coding sequence GTGGCTGGTACTGCCGGGCCCGTGTGGGGCCGCCGTGAACAGCAGGACTTCCGCAGCCGCGTGCGCGGGACGTTGCTGGGGGTGGCCCTCGGGGACGCGCTGGGCGCGCCCGTGGACGGGGTGGGGATCGACGGGATACGGGCGGCGCACGGCGCGGAGGGCGTCACCGACCTCGCCCCCGCCTACGGGCGGCGCGGTGCCGTCACGCACCACACCCAGCTCACCCTCTTCTCCGTGGACGGACTGATCCGGGCCCAGGTGCGGCGCGACACCGGCGCCTGGCACCCGCCGACCGACCTGCACCGGGCCTATCTGCGCTGGGCCACCACCCAGCGCGACTGGGGCCCGGACGAGCGGCGCAAGGAGGACGGGTGGCTGGCCCGGGAGGAGTGGCTGTACGCCCGCCGGGACCCGGCCCGCGCCCTGCTGCTCGGCCTCGGTGACGAGACGATGGGGACGCCGGCGGCGCCCAAGAACCCCGGAGCGGCCGGTCCCGAGGCCGCCGCGCGGTCCGCCCCGTTCGGGCTGCTCGTCGGCTGGGAGCCGCAGCTCGTCGCCCAGCTCGCGGTGGAGTGCGCGGCGCAGACCCACGGCCACCCGGTCGCCTGCCTCGCGGCGGGCGCGTACGCCGTGATCGTGCACGCGCTGGCCCGGGGCGAGAGCCTGGACACGGCGGTGCAGCGGGCGCTCGCGCTGCTGGCCGCGCGGCCGGGGCACGAGCCGGTGTCGGACGCCCTGCAACGCGCGCTGGGCGCCGTGCGGCAGGGGATGCCCGGCCCGGACCGGGTGACGGAGCTGGTGGGGAACGCCACCGCCGACGGACTGCTCGCCGCCGCCGTGTACTGCGCGCTGGTGGGGGAGGACGTACGGCACGGGCTGTGCCTGGCGGTGAACCACGACGGGCCCAGTGCCGCGGCCGGTGCGCTGACCGGCGGGCTGCTCGGGGCCCTGCACGGCGAGACGGCCCTCCCGCCGGCCTGGCTGGCCGAGCTGGAGGGCCGTCCCACACTGCTGGAACTCGCCGACGACTTCGCCATGGAGATGACCCAGGGGCCCGCGCTGCACGGGCCCGCGGGCTCGTCCGCGGCCTGGCTGGCGCGCTACCCGCGCGGCATCCCGGCGTCGCTGGACGCGTAG
- a CDS encoding sodium:solute symporter family protein — translation MNSLDWAVLIGYFAVMVGIGVWSHKRVDNVSDFFTAGGKMPWWLSGISHHMSGYSAVMFTGYAGIAYTYGVTSFVTWSFPIALGIAIGSKLFAPRINRLRSRLHVASPLEYLKNRYDLKTQQALAWSGMLLKIVDVGAKWAAIATLLSVFTGVSLNQGILITGVVTAIYCTIGGLWADALTELGQFIIQLFAGLAMFFAVLVELGDHGGFFGVWDQPELQGHEKPLVGPYGTIFLLAFLFIKLFEYNGGMLNQAQRYMATPNAREAERSARLSAVLWLVWPLVLFFPMWMSPLLVESQKPDGSDSYALMTEQLLPHGLLGLVIVGFFSHTMAMCSSDANAIAAVFTRDVAPVLSAKARMWGERSGLIAARVTTVVFLGLSMAVATQVNSPAFKDIITVVIKWVAGLMGPIAIPMMLGLLRPFRRSGPTAAITSWGMGLLAFWLVNYPIHWAVDGGVPLEYQVSIPLAVSLILYVLIGYVKPEDTPERLAVIERVNTDGDDDAAAAAVPAPAEEAPGTPRAPVKD, via the coding sequence ATGAACAGTCTCGACTGGGCGGTGCTCATCGGGTATTTCGCCGTGATGGTCGGCATCGGTGTCTGGTCCCACAAGCGGGTGGACAACGTCAGCGACTTCTTCACGGCCGGCGGCAAGATGCCGTGGTGGCTCTCCGGCATCTCCCACCACATGTCGGGGTACAGCGCGGTGATGTTCACCGGGTACGCCGGCATCGCGTACACCTACGGTGTGACGTCCTTCGTCACCTGGTCCTTCCCCATCGCCCTCGGTATCGCCATCGGGTCCAAGCTGTTCGCGCCGCGGATCAACCGGCTGCGCTCCCGGCTCCACGTGGCCTCCCCGCTGGAGTACCTGAAGAACCGGTACGACCTGAAGACGCAGCAGGCGCTGGCCTGGTCCGGCATGCTGCTGAAGATCGTGGACGTGGGCGCGAAGTGGGCGGCGATCGCCACCCTGCTGTCGGTGTTCACCGGTGTCTCGCTCAACCAGGGCATCCTGATCACCGGCGTGGTCACGGCGATCTACTGCACCATCGGTGGCCTGTGGGCGGACGCGCTGACCGAACTCGGCCAGTTCATCATCCAGCTCTTCGCCGGTCTCGCGATGTTCTTCGCGGTGCTGGTCGAACTCGGCGACCACGGCGGCTTCTTCGGCGTGTGGGACCAGCCGGAACTCCAGGGGCACGAGAAGCCGCTGGTCGGACCGTACGGCACGATCTTCCTGCTGGCGTTCCTGTTCATCAAGCTGTTCGAGTACAACGGCGGCATGCTCAACCAGGCCCAGCGCTACATGGCCACCCCCAACGCCCGCGAGGCGGAGCGCTCGGCGCGGCTGTCGGCGGTGCTGTGGCTGGTCTGGCCGCTGGTGCTGTTCTTCCCGATGTGGATGTCCCCGCTGCTGGTGGAGTCCCAGAAGCCGGACGGCTCCGACTCCTACGCCCTGATGACCGAACAGCTGCTGCCGCACGGTCTGCTCGGCCTGGTCATCGTCGGCTTCTTCTCCCACACGATGGCCATGTGCTCCTCGGACGCCAACGCCATCGCGGCGGTGTTCACCCGTGACGTGGCGCCGGTGCTGTCGGCGAAGGCCCGCATGTGGGGCGAGCGGTCCGGGCTGATCGCGGCCCGCGTGACGACGGTGGTCTTCCTCGGCCTGTCCATGGCGGTGGCGACCCAGGTCAACTCGCCGGCCTTCAAGGACATCATCACGGTCGTCATCAAGTGGGTGGCCGGTCTGATGGGCCCGATCGCCATCCCGATGATGCTCGGCCTGCTGCGGCCGTTCCGCCGCTCCGGCCCGACGGCGGCCATCACCAGCTGGGGCATGGGCCTGCTCGCCTTCTGGCTGGTGAACTACCCGATCCACTGGGCCGTCGACGGCGGTGTGCCGCTGGAGTACCAGGTCTCCATCCCGCTGGCGGTCTCGCTGATCCTCTACGTCCTGATCGGCTACGTGAAGCCGGAGGACACCCCCGAGCGGCTGGCGGTCATCGAGCGCGTCAACACCGACGGCGACGACGACGCGGCCGCGGCGGCGGTACCCGCCCCGGCGGAGGAGGCACCGGGCACGCCGCGCGCGCCCGTGAAGGACTAG
- a CDS encoding MFS transporter: MATAEPTRADDADPGPGSGPRIPLSESPRPEKDRKPEKDREPGNDRKPGNDTEAEPAPGTPGTPAAAPGTPASPGAPMAAVLAVRARMLRHPVLSVTALAGLLHIVWFFTFANSGGDLAAQDAWAEFVGRHPDSAYNLAWYGGMHPVSYSVVSPYLMSLLGVRTTMMIAGTVSAGLLTMVLMRGRAVRNPLWAALAGVFALLCNAASGRVTFGLGTLFGLGAVAVVFCWPYRWRYKRWAKALCAAPLAALATMASPVAGLFVGLVAVALFLQKRRPGAWALGLAPTAVVAVSAWLFPFSGTQPMGVGSVVLPLLYSVLVYVLVPREWRTVRITAAVYGLGVVLVWVISSQIGSNMTRLAMLFGGVVLVAALPFAVPRSRKWYAIVVAFVGFTAWIGFKSVDDVVHTTPAASWARELAPLVNELQEVGAERGRVEVVPARSHREASALAPYVNLARGWNRQADMKRNPLFYDDTLNSANYHEWLKRWAVHFVVLPKDEPDGDGGQRERELVQRGLPYLNQIWGDANWQLFEVTEPTPLAEPHTVVERAEQGEMTLRVEKAGRILVRVPYSPWLGLVDAEGNKLEPPQETEASENRPEDEPRTYDNVHGCLMETEEDVNGDTWTMLLAPEPGTYRLAAPYRWQRGTPCPEELR; the protein is encoded by the coding sequence GTGGCCACAGCGGAGCCGACACGCGCCGACGACGCCGATCCGGGTCCGGGATCCGGCCCTCGAATACCGCTGTCCGAGTCACCGCGCCCTGAAAAGGACAGGAAACCCGAGAAGGACAGGGAACCCGGGAACGACAGGAAACCCGGGAACGACACCGAGGCCGAGCCCGCCCCCGGCACGCCCGGCACCCCCGCAGCCGCCCCCGGCACCCCCGCATCCCCCGGCGCCCCCATGGCCGCCGTCCTCGCCGTACGGGCCCGCATGCTGCGCCATCCCGTGCTGTCCGTGACCGCCCTCGCCGGCCTGCTGCACATCGTCTGGTTCTTCACCTTCGCCAACAGCGGCGGCGACCTCGCGGCGCAGGACGCGTGGGCCGAGTTCGTCGGCCGGCACCCGGACTCCGCGTACAACCTCGCCTGGTACGGCGGTATGCACCCGGTGTCGTACAGCGTGGTGTCGCCGTACCTGATGTCGCTGCTCGGTGTGCGGACCACGATGATGATCGCGGGGACGGTGTCGGCCGGCCTGCTGACGATGGTGCTCATGCGCGGCCGGGCCGTGCGCAACCCCCTGTGGGCGGCGCTCGCGGGCGTGTTCGCGCTGCTGTGCAACGCGGCCTCGGGGCGGGTGACGTTCGGGCTGGGCACCCTGTTCGGGCTCGGCGCGGTCGCCGTCGTCTTCTGCTGGCCGTACCGGTGGCGGTACAAGCGGTGGGCGAAGGCCCTGTGCGCGGCGCCGCTGGCGGCGCTGGCCACGATGGCCTCACCCGTCGCCGGGCTGTTCGTGGGCCTGGTGGCGGTGGCGCTGTTCCTGCAGAAGCGCCGGCCGGGCGCGTGGGCGCTGGGGCTGGCGCCGACCGCGGTGGTGGCGGTGTCGGCCTGGCTGTTCCCCTTCTCCGGGACCCAGCCGATGGGCGTCGGCTCGGTGGTCCTGCCGCTGCTGTACTCCGTCCTGGTGTACGTGCTGGTGCCCCGGGAGTGGCGGACCGTGCGGATCACGGCCGCCGTGTACGGGCTCGGGGTGGTGCTGGTCTGGGTGATCAGTTCGCAGATCGGCTCGAACATGACGCGGCTGGCGATGCTGTTCGGCGGGGTGGTGCTGGTGGCCGCGCTGCCGTTCGCGGTGCCGAGGTCCCGCAAGTGGTACGCGATCGTCGTCGCCTTCGTCGGGTTCACGGCCTGGATCGGCTTCAAGTCCGTCGACGACGTCGTGCACACCACACCGGCCGCGTCCTGGGCGCGCGAGCTGGCGCCGCTGGTGAACGAGTTGCAGGAGGTCGGCGCCGAGCGGGGCCGGGTGGAGGTCGTGCCGGCCCGCTCGCACCGCGAGGCCTCGGCGCTCGCCCCGTACGTCAACCTGGCCCGCGGCTGGAACCGGCAGGCCGACATGAAGCGCAACCCGCTCTTCTACGACGACACCCTCAACTCGGCGAACTACCACGAGTGGCTGAAGCGCTGGGCCGTGCACTTCGTGGTACTGCCCAAGGACGAGCCGGACGGCGACGGCGGCCAGCGGGAGCGGGAACTGGTGCAGCGCGGGCTGCCGTACCTGAACCAGATCTGGGGCGACGCCAACTGGCAGCTGTTCGAGGTGACCGAGCCGACCCCGCTGGCGGAGCCGCACACGGTGGTGGAGCGGGCCGAGCAGGGCGAGATGACGCTGCGGGTGGAGAAGGCGGGCCGGATCCTGGTGCGCGTGCCGTACTCGCCGTGGCTGGGCCTCGTCGACGCCGAGGGCAACAAGCTGGAGCCGCCGCAGGAGACGGAGGCGTCCGAGAACCGTCCGGAGGACGAGCCGAGGACGTACGACAACGTCCACGGCTGCCTGATGGAGACGGAGGAGGACGTGAACGGCGACACCTGGACGATGCTGCTGGCGCCGGAGCCGGGGACGTACCGTCTGGCCGCTCCGTACCGGTGGCAGCGGGGCACCCCCTGCCCGGAGGAGCTGCGCTGA
- a CDS encoding D-alanyl-D-alanine carboxypeptidase produces the protein MEEASVAGESPDRSKQRESSAEPTSGSAGPVPEKRDPRLAVAREGAPSGSRGSVDTATRVLSAREATEDAAEAEDEPSAKRDDSAAQGDGRLNEAVASWVRSAEPADPVDPVEDASEEASAGAADADAGDKGREKGSEAPGGAQEGPGRAAAATGAVKAQDTPDGGGTDGEGDSEAAGEGSPSAPDGSQDEGRSEDDDAVTAVKDADEAPGAGSGGTESSEGRDGGSGATGPAAADESEGAEPEDGESADDSEAAGPEAGSTGPEAEPKATEPGDESEGPEPKGPKPEEEPKSPQAEGETEPEAEAAKPGNEPEDPKAAKPGNEPENPKAEDGAEDNDPEGGSGSRPKPKGPVDQPTAVFRTGRPAGPAVDQPTTMLKLGDARPGTRPEAESEPKAQPEAEAEAERTSKFVALKAYDDPAVRKPPPRGGDVTTAVPQIGPERTTQQPLPPRPPLDLLAELTNTPPPPQTPLRTAVRRVKIWTPLVVLLLIVFAVAQSLRPLPEPTLTLTAEDSYTFEGGKPEIPWPADGQAALDVDGIGTFGSSGEQKPVPIASVAKVMTAYLVLREHPLKSGAEGPMIKIDELAEKQSDAGQESTVNVTAGDEISQREAVESILIASANNVARLLARWDAGSEKAFVEKMNEAAKDLGMTNTTYTDPSGLNNTTVSTAVDQVKLARAAMKQPAFREVAAMMSYDDYKGVNHPNWNQLVGSNGVVGIKTGTTTSALGNLVFAAKKDVGGETRTVVGAVVRQPAGGKDNTILSAALTAGDELIRAAQAALESATLLKKGTVVGYVDDGLGGRTPVAVTEDVKAVGWAGLSVKLTFAGDELPHSAGAGTKVGTLTVGDGTSSAVKVPVALRSDLVEPGFMDKLTRIT, from the coding sequence ATGGAGGAGGCATCGGTGGCGGGCGAGTCCCCCGACAGGTCGAAGCAGCGCGAGTCGTCGGCAGAACCGACGTCGGGGAGCGCGGGTCCGGTTCCCGAGAAGCGGGATCCTCGGTTGGCGGTGGCCCGCGAGGGCGCGCCGTCCGGCAGCCGAGGGAGCGTCGATACGGCCACTCGGGTGCTGTCGGCGCGCGAGGCGACGGAGGACGCCGCGGAGGCGGAGGACGAGCCCTCCGCCAAGCGTGACGATTCTGCTGCGCAGGGTGACGGTCGGCTGAACGAGGCGGTGGCCTCGTGGGTGCGCTCGGCGGAGCCGGCGGACCCGGTGGACCCGGTGGAGGACGCGTCTGAGGAGGCGTCGGCGGGCGCCGCGGACGCGGACGCGGGCGACAAGGGCCGTGAGAAGGGCTCAGAAGCCCCTGGGGGCGCCCAGGAGGGCCCTGGGCGGGCTGCTGCCGCCACCGGGGCGGTGAAGGCCCAGGACACCCCGGACGGCGGCGGGACCGACGGCGAGGGCGACAGCGAGGCTGCGGGCGAGGGTTCGCCGTCCGCGCCCGACGGTTCGCAGGACGAGGGCCGCTCCGAGGACGACGACGCCGTCACGGCGGTGAAGGACGCGGACGAGGCCCCCGGGGCCGGTTCCGGCGGTACGGAGTCCTCCGAAGGCCGTGACGGCGGCTCCGGGGCCACCGGGCCCGCAGCCGCCGACGAGTCGGAGGGCGCCGAGCCCGAGGACGGCGAGTCCGCCGACGACTCCGAGGCCGCCGGACCCGAAGCCGGGAGCACCGGCCCGGAGGCCGAGCCCAAGGCCACCGAACCCGGTGACGAGTCCGAGGGCCCGGAGCCCAAGGGCCCGAAGCCCGAGGAGGAGCCCAAGAGCCCGCAGGCCGAAGGCGAAACCGAGCCCGAGGCCGAGGCCGCGAAGCCCGGCAACGAGCCCGAGGACCCGAAGGCCGCGAAGCCCGGCAACGAGCCCGAGAACCCGAAGGCCGAGGACGGAGCCGAGGACAACGACCCCGAAGGCGGGTCCGGCAGCCGTCCGAAGCCCAAGGGGCCGGTCGATCAGCCCACCGCCGTCTTCCGGACCGGGCGTCCGGCCGGGCCGGCCGTCGACCAGCCCACCACCATGCTCAAGCTGGGCGACGCGCGGCCCGGGACCCGGCCCGAGGCCGAGTCCGAGCCGAAGGCCCAGCCCGAGGCCGAGGCCGAGGCCGAGCGGACCAGCAAGTTCGTGGCGCTGAAGGCGTACGACGACCCCGCCGTCCGCAAGCCGCCGCCGCGCGGCGGGGACGTCACCACCGCCGTCCCGCAGATCGGGCCGGAGCGGACGACGCAGCAGCCGTTGCCGCCCAGGCCGCCGCTGGATCTGCTGGCCGAGCTGACCAACACCCCGCCGCCCCCGCAGACTCCGCTGCGCACGGCCGTGCGGCGGGTCAAGATCTGGACGCCGCTGGTCGTCCTGCTGCTGATCGTCTTCGCGGTCGCGCAGAGCCTGCGCCCGCTCCCCGAGCCCACCCTGACGCTCACCGCCGAGGACAGCTACACCTTCGAGGGCGGCAAGCCCGAGATCCCGTGGCCGGCCGACGGACAGGCCGCGCTGGACGTCGACGGCATCGGCACCTTCGGCTCCTCCGGCGAGCAGAAGCCCGTACCGATCGCCAGTGTCGCCAAGGTCATGACGGCCTATCTGGTTCTGCGCGAGCACCCGCTCAAGAGCGGTGCCGAGGGCCCGATGATCAAGATCGACGAACTCGCCGAGAAGCAGTCCGACGCCGGACAGGAGTCGACCGTCAACGTCACCGCCGGTGACGAGATCTCGCAGCGGGAGGCGGTCGAGAGCATCCTGATCGCGTCCGCGAACAACGTGGCGCGGCTGCTCGCCCGCTGGGACGCGGGGTCGGAGAAGGCGTTCGTCGAGAAGATGAACGAGGCCGCGAAGGACCTCGGCATGACCAACACGACGTACACCGACCCCTCGGGTCTGAACAACACCACCGTGAGCACCGCCGTGGACCAGGTGAAGCTGGCCCGGGCGGCGATGAAGCAGCCCGCGTTCCGCGAGGTCGCCGCGATGATGTCGTACGACGACTACAAGGGTGTCAACCACCCGAACTGGAACCAGTTGGTCGGCAGCAACGGGGTCGTCGGCATCAAGACCGGCACCACCACCTCCGCGCTCGGCAACCTCGTCTTCGCGGCGAAGAAGGACGTCGGCGGCGAGACGCGGACCGTCGTCGGCGCCGTCGTGCGCCAGCCGGCGGGCGGCAAGGACAACACCATCCTGTCCGCCGCCCTCACCGCGGGCGACGAGCTGATCCGGGCCGCGCAGGCGGCCCTGGAGTCGGCGACGCTGCTGAAGAAGGGCACCGTCGTCGGATACGTGGACGACGGTCTCGGGGGGCGTACGCCGGTCGCCGTCACGGAGGACGTCAAGGCCGTCGGCTGGGCGGGCCTGTCGGTGAAGCTGACGTTCGCCGGGGACGAGCTGCCGCACAGCGCCGGGGCCGGCACGAAGGTGGGCACACTCACCGTCGGCGACGGCACCAGCAGTGCCGTCAAGGTCCCGGTGGCCCTCCGGAGCGACCTCGTGGAGCCGGGCTTCATGGACAAGCTGACGCGCATCACCTGA
- a CDS encoding GOLPH3/VPS74 family protein, whose translation MGRSRRTLPEELLLLALDPATGTTAQPQSLDLGLAGAQLVELALAGRIAPDGDRIAVVVPRPTGDPTLDCALELLRRRGAPVRAVHWIGGPRLGLRQTYLSHLERCGMVHAVAGQMCGVLPTTRYQATDTEISREIRARLDSAIRTGVPPDPRTAALAALAHAVGLGKHLYPGNEGRSSRSRLRDLIRHDPMGGLVAHAVMDVQNGVAAQPRRSPAPAGPPGRQAPSGGRGAPEPARGVPAQPRRGSMARAVAH comes from the coding sequence ATGGGCAGGAGCCGCAGAACACTTCCGGAGGAGCTTCTGCTGCTGGCATTGGACCCGGCCACGGGTACCACTGCGCAGCCGCAGTCGCTCGACCTCGGTCTGGCCGGAGCGCAGCTAGTGGAGCTGGCGCTGGCCGGACGGATAGCCCCAGACGGGGATCGTATCGCCGTGGTCGTGCCACGGCCGACTGGAGACCCAACACTGGACTGCGCGTTGGAGTTGCTGCGAAGGCGTGGCGCTCCCGTGCGGGCGGTCCACTGGATCGGCGGGCCGCGTCTCGGGCTCCGCCAGACCTACCTCTCGCATCTGGAGCGGTGCGGCATGGTGCACGCCGTGGCCGGACAGATGTGCGGGGTGCTGCCGACGACTCGCTACCAGGCGACGGACACCGAGATCAGCCGGGAGATCAGGGCCCGGCTGGACTCCGCGATCCGCACCGGCGTCCCGCCGGACCCGCGGACCGCGGCGCTCGCCGCACTGGCGCACGCGGTCGGACTCGGCAAGCACCTGTACCCGGGGAACGAGGGACGCTCCTCGCGTTCCCGGTTGCGGGACCTGATCCGGCACGACCCCATGGGCGGACTCGTCGCGCACGCCGTGATGGACGTCCAGAACGGCGTGGCGGCACAGCCGCGCCGCAGCCCCGCCCCGGCGGGCCCGCCAGGCCGGCAGGCCCCCTCCGGCGGCAGGGGCGCACCGGAACCCGCCCGTGGCGTTCCGGCGCAACCACGCCGCGGATCCATGGCACGCGCCGTCGCCCACTAA